The Deltaproteobacteria bacterium region GTCGATCTCGCTGGTCGGCCCGGCGGCGCGGCTGGTCGGGAACGGCCGCGTGAACGTGCTCGACGCCCCGTATCCGGTGGAGGCGGTGGTCGGCGTGTACTTCTTCAAGAGCCTGGACGCCGTGATCAGCCGGGTGCCGCTCGTGAACCGGCTGCTGCTCGGCAAGGACGACAACCTGCTCGCCGCCTGGTTCGCGCTGACCGGCCCGTGGCTCGATCCGCAGGCACGCCTGCTGCCGAAGACGCTGCTCGCCTCGGGCCCGATGGGGATCGTCACCGAGGGGGTGCCGGGCTTCGTGCGCTCGGGCGTCGAGACGCTCGCCCGGCTGCTCGGAAGCCCGCCCGCCGAAGGTCCGCCGCAGGCGGCGGCGCGCCGTACGCCGCCACTCGACGTCCCGGAGACGCGCCCGTGACCTCGTCGCGCCGCAAGGTGATCGGGCTCGCCGCCGCCGTGCGCGCCGTACGCGCGGCGCAGCGCCGCGGCGAGCGGGTGGTCTTCACGAACGGCTGCTTCGACCTGCTCCACGTCGGCCACGTGCGCAGCCTCGAGCAGGCCCGCGCGCTCGGCGACCGGCTGGTCGTCGCGGTCAACGGCGACGCCAGCGCGCGCGCGCTCGGCAAGGGGCCCGGCCGCCCGATCGTGCCCGTGCGCCAGCGCGCCGAGGTGCTGGCGGCGCTCGCCTGCGTGGACTGGGTGGTCCCGTTCGCGGAGGAGACGCCCCTGCGCACGATCCTTGCGCTGCGGCCCGACGTGCTGGCGAAGGGCGGCGACTGGACCCTCGAGGCGATCGTGGGCCGCCGCGAGGTCGAGAGCTGGGGCGGGCGGGTGGTGCGGCTGCGCGAGGTTCCGGGGGTGCGGACCAGCGCGCTCGTGAAAGCGATACGTTTCCCACCGCGGGATCCAGCCGCTCGACGTCGGAGGAAGCCATGACGGACGCGCCCGTCAAACGCCTGCTCGACGAGGTCGGCCGCGTCGTCATCGGCCAGCGGGCGCTCCTCGAGGGCCTCCTGACGGCGCTGCTGGCCGGGGGGCACGTGCTCGTCGAGGGCGTACCGGGGCTCGCCAAGACCACCGCCGTGCGCGCGCTCGCCCAGGCGCTCGGGCTCGGCTTCCGGCGCGTGCAGTTCACACCCGACCTGCTCCCGGGCGACCTGCTCGGCGCCCCGATCTACCTGCCCGACGAGCGCCGTTTCGCGGTCCGCAAGGGACCGATCTTCAGCCCGGTGCTGCTCGCCGACGAGATCAACCGCGCGCCCGCCAAGGTGCAGTCGGCGCTGCTCGAGGCGATGGAGGAGCGCCAGGTCAC contains the following coding sequences:
- a CDS encoding adenylyltransferase/cytidyltransferase family protein, coding for MTSSRRKVIGLAAAVRAVRAAQRRGERVVFTNGCFDLLHVGHVRSLEQARALGDRLVVAVNGDASARALGKGPGRPIVPVRQRAEVLAALACVDWVVPFAEETPLRTILALRPDVLAKGGDWTLEAIVGRREVESWGGRVVRLREVPGVRTSALVKAIRFPPRDPAARRRRKP